From Ramlibacter tataouinensis, the proteins below share one genomic window:
- a CDS encoding ABC transporter permease has protein sequence MSVFLFKRFITLIATLVGASVVVFLVLEILPGNAAQILMGPDASPEAVHALAVKLGIDRPPLERYWHWVAGMLTGDLGLSYAYGSPVSELVVERLLLTVPLALLAMAFTSVIALSAGIFAAARHNKLGDVGVMGLSQVGIAIPNFWFAILLILLFSVYLKWFSAGGFPGWEEGLLPGLKALLLPAISLAVVQSAILTRITRSAVLDVLREDFVRTARAKGVSRTGTLWGHVLRNAMIPVITIMGLQFAELLAGTIVVESVFYLPGLGRLIFQSISNRDLIVVRNCVMLLAAMVVIVNFVVDLLYAAIDPRVKASDI, from the coding sequence ATGAGCGTCTTCCTCTTCAAGCGCTTCATCACCCTGATTGCGACGCTGGTAGGCGCCTCGGTGGTGGTGTTCCTGGTGCTGGAGATCCTGCCGGGCAATGCCGCGCAGATCCTCATGGGGCCGGACGCCTCGCCCGAGGCCGTGCACGCGCTGGCGGTCAAGCTGGGCATCGACCGGCCGCCCCTGGAGCGCTACTGGCACTGGGTGGCCGGCATGCTCACCGGCGACCTCGGGCTGAGCTATGCCTACGGCTCGCCGGTGTCGGAGCTGGTGGTCGAGCGGCTGTTGCTCACGGTTCCGCTGGCGCTGCTGGCCATGGCCTTCACGTCCGTCATCGCGCTGTCGGCCGGCATCTTCGCCGCGGCCCGCCACAACAAGCTGGGCGACGTCGGCGTGATGGGCCTGTCGCAGGTCGGCATCGCCATCCCGAACTTCTGGTTCGCGATCCTGCTGATCCTGCTGTTCTCGGTGTACCTGAAGTGGTTCTCGGCCGGTGGCTTCCCGGGCTGGGAGGAAGGCCTGCTGCCCGGCCTGAAGGCGCTGCTGCTGCCCGCGATCTCGCTGGCGGTGGTGCAGTCGGCGATCCTCACGCGCATCACGCGCTCGGCCGTGCTGGACGTGCTGCGCGAGGATTTCGTGCGCACCGCGCGAGCCAAGGGCGTGTCGCGCACCGGCACGCTGTGGGGCCATGTGCTGCGCAACGCCATGATCCCGGTGATCACGATCATGGGCCTGCAGTTCGCCGAGCTGCTGGCCGGCACCATCGTGGTCGAGAGCGTGTTCTACCTGCCGGGACTCGGGCGCCTGATCTTCCAGTCGATCTCCAACCGCGACCTGATCGTGGTGCGCAACTGCGTGATGCTGCTGGCCGCCATGGTGGTGATCGTCAACTTCGTGGTGGACCTGCTCTACGCGGCGATCGACCCGCGGGTAAAGGCCAGCGACATATGA
- a CDS encoding ABC transporter permease encodes MSSIPVATAPLPHGPAFWRRALAHRSFAIGAVLSLLLALAAALSLVWTPHSPYEVDMAIRLQPASGSYWLGTDAYGRDLASLLLVGARASIAVGVIAVGIGLIAGTAFGLLASAKRGWWEEIIMRVADFGFAFPAILSAIMLTAVFGPGMVNAIIAIGIYNIPTFARITRASANAVWAREFVMAARACGKGAFAITMEHVLPNIASVLIVQATIRFAIAILAEAALSYLGLGTQPPQPSWGRMLSEAQTLMFDAPMLAVYPGLAIALAVLGLNLLGDGLRDLFDPRLARKR; translated from the coding sequence ATGAGTTCCATTCCCGTCGCCACCGCCCCGCTGCCACATGGCCCGGCGTTCTGGCGGCGCGCGCTCGCGCACCGCAGTTTCGCCATCGGCGCGGTCCTCAGCCTGCTGCTGGCGCTGGCGGCGGCGCTGTCGCTGGTGTGGACGCCGCACTCGCCCTACGAAGTGGACATGGCCATCAGGCTGCAGCCGGCGAGCGGCTCGTACTGGCTGGGCACCGACGCCTACGGCCGCGACCTCGCGTCGCTGTTGCTGGTGGGCGCGCGCGCTTCGATCGCGGTGGGCGTGATTGCCGTGGGCATCGGCCTCATCGCGGGCACGGCCTTCGGGCTGCTGGCTTCGGCCAAGCGCGGCTGGTGGGAAGAAATCATCATGCGCGTGGCCGATTTCGGCTTCGCCTTCCCCGCCATCCTGTCGGCCATCATGCTCACGGCCGTGTTCGGCCCGGGCATGGTCAACGCCATCATCGCCATCGGCATCTACAACATCCCGACCTTCGCCCGCATCACGCGGGCATCGGCCAACGCGGTGTGGGCGCGCGAATTCGTCATGGCCGCGCGCGCCTGCGGCAAGGGCGCGTTCGCCATCACCATGGAGCATGTGCTGCCCAACATCGCCTCGGTGCTGATCGTGCAGGCCACGATCCGCTTCGCGATCGCGATCCTGGCCGAGGCCGCGCTGTCCTACCTGGGCCTGGGCACGCAGCCGCCGCAGCCCTCGTGGGGCCGCATGCTCAGCGAGGCACAGACGCTGATGTTCGACGCGCCGATGCTGGCGGTGTATCCGGGCCTGGCGATCGCGCTGGCGGTGCTCGGGCTCAACCTGCTGGGCGACGGTCTGCGCGATTTGTTCGACCCGCGCCTCGCGCGCAAGCGGTAG
- a CDS encoding ABC transporter ATP-binding protein — protein MALLEVANLSVLLQTHRGPARAVRDVSFTLERGQTLGLVGESGCGKSITAMALMGLLPENAQVSGSIRFDGEELTGKSDGEMGRIRGDRIGMIFQEPMTALNPVHSIGRQVAEPLRLHRGMSAADARKEAVALLDRVGIPDAARRLDAYPHQFSGGQRQRITIAMALACGPQLLIADEPTTALDVTIQRQILALISELVAERGMALILISHDLGVIAQNVARTLVMYGGSVVENGPTAEVFEHRTHPYTLGLFAARPGLHTAKGRRLATIPGTVPELVDLPPGCPFAGRCAFTVPECHVTAPPSHQVGPAHRARCIRLDAVAAHKELALTPAHSQREREQQP, from the coding sequence ATGGCGCTACTAGAGGTCGCAAACCTGTCGGTCCTGCTGCAGACGCACCGCGGCCCGGCGCGCGCCGTGCGCGACGTCAGCTTCACGCTCGAGCGCGGCCAGACGCTGGGGCTGGTCGGCGAGTCGGGCTGCGGCAAGTCGATCACCGCGATGGCGCTGATGGGGCTGCTGCCGGAAAACGCGCAGGTGTCGGGCAGCATCCGTTTCGACGGCGAGGAACTCACCGGCAAGAGCGACGGCGAGATGGGCCGCATCCGCGGCGACCGCATCGGCATGATCTTCCAGGAGCCGATGACCGCGCTCAACCCGGTGCATTCCATTGGCCGCCAGGTCGCGGAACCCTTGCGGCTGCACCGCGGCATGTCGGCCGCCGACGCGCGCAAGGAAGCGGTCGCCCTGCTCGACCGTGTCGGCATTCCCGATGCGGCGCGCCGGCTGGACGCCTATCCGCACCAGTTCTCCGGCGGCCAGCGCCAGCGCATCACGATCGCCATGGCGCTGGCCTGCGGCCCGCAGCTGCTGATCGCCGACGAGCCGACCACGGCGCTGGACGTGACCATCCAGCGGCAGATCCTGGCGCTGATCTCGGAGCTGGTCGCCGAGCGCGGCATGGCGTTGATCCTGATCTCGCACGACCTGGGCGTGATCGCGCAGAACGTGGCGCGCACGCTGGTGATGTACGGCGGCAGCGTGGTGGAAAACGGGCCCACGGCCGAGGTCTTCGAGCACCGCACGCATCCCTACACGCTGGGCCTGTTCGCCGCGCGTCCCGGGCTGCACACGGCCAAGGGACGGCGGCTGGCGACCATTCCCGGCACAGTGCCGGAACTGGTGGACCTGCCGCCGGGCTGCCCGTTCGCGGGGCGCTGCGCCTTCACCGTTCCCGAGTGCCATGTGACGGCGCCGCCGTCGCATCAGGTGGGGCCGGCGCATCGGGCGCGCTGCATCCGTTTGGACGCCGTCGCCGCGCACAAGGAGCTGGCCCTCACCCCCGCCCACTCCCAGAGGGAGAGGGAGCAACAGCCATGA
- a CDS encoding ATP-binding cassette domain-containing protein, translating into MNAPLLQVEGLAREYTLPREKLTQPPPKVHALNGVSFTIEAGRSLGIVGESGSGKSTLARLVMALDQPTAGRVRLLGRDLHALPREELRQARRDIQMVFQDPYGSLDPRQTIGRIVAEPLAAQGAPRDEQHQRAADVLASVGLRASDLGKYPHEFSGGQRQRIAIARALITRPRLIVADEPVSALDVSVQAQVLNLMQDLQAEFGITYMLISHDLAVVHHLCDEVAVLREGLIVEQGPPERLFRDARHPYTRALLEAVPEPEPPRAAG; encoded by the coding sequence ATGAACGCGCCGCTGCTCCAGGTCGAGGGTCTGGCCAGGGAGTACACGCTGCCGCGCGAGAAGCTCACGCAGCCGCCGCCCAAGGTCCATGCGCTCAACGGCGTGAGCTTCACCATCGAAGCCGGGCGCAGCCTGGGCATCGTCGGCGAATCGGGGTCGGGCAAGTCGACCCTGGCGCGGCTGGTGATGGCGCTGGACCAGCCGACGGCCGGCCGCGTCCGGCTGCTGGGCCGCGACCTGCATGCGCTGCCGCGCGAGGAACTGCGGCAGGCGCGGCGCGACATCCAGATGGTGTTCCAGGACCCCTACGGCTCGCTCGACCCACGCCAGACCATCGGCCGGATCGTCGCCGAGCCGCTGGCGGCGCAGGGTGCGCCGCGCGATGAGCAGCACCAGCGCGCCGCGGACGTGCTGGCTTCGGTCGGGCTGCGCGCCAGCGACCTGGGCAAATACCCGCACGAGTTCTCCGGCGGGCAGCGCCAGCGCATCGCCATCGCGCGGGCGCTCATCACCCGCCCGCGCCTGATCGTCGCCGATGAACCGGTGAGCGCGCTGGACGTGTCGGTGCAGGCCCAGGTGCTCAACCTGATGCAGGACCTGCAGGCGGAGTTCGGCATCACCTACATGCTCATCAGCCACGACCTGGCGGTCGTGCATCACCTGTGCGATGAGGTGGCGGTGCTGCGCGAAGGACTGATCGTGGAGCAGGGGCCGCCCGAGCGCCTGTTCCGCGACGCCCGGCACCCCTACACCCGGGCGCTGCTGGAGGCGGTGCCCGAGCCGGAACCGCCCAGGGCCGCCGGATAA
- a CDS encoding ABC transporter substrate-binding protein has protein sequence MMKRRTVLTTAALSTLPLALPQAFAQSRKDSVVLAMTLEPSPGLDPTGGAASSISEVTLYNIYETLTKINSDGSVTPLLAESWEVSPDLKTYTFKLRKGVKFHNDEPFNAQAVKFSFDRAAGEKSTNKDKRTFANITTQVVDEHTVVILAKEIDPDFPFLLGQGTAIIVEPKSADTNGTKPVGTGPFRLENWVKGSSITLAKWDGYRNAAAIKLKKATFRIIPDPAAQVAALLAGDVDVFSRVTPRAVPQFKTNSKFQVLVGGSRAKTILAINNQKKPLDDVRVRRAIAAAIDRKAVIQGAADGYGAPIGSHYTPGAFGYVDTTGVNPYNPEKAKALLKEAGVKTPLELTITLPPPPYARQGGEVIASQLAKVGITAKLQNVEWAQWLSNTYGGAHNYDLTIISHVEPFDLGNFAKPDYYWGYKSPKFNDIYDKIKTAPRAADRAKLLGDAQRLLAEDSVHGFLYQPQWITIANKNIKGLWKDMPIFVNDLSALSWSSPA, from the coding sequence ATGATGAAACGCCGCACCGTGCTCACCACCGCCGCGCTGTCCACGCTGCCGCTGGCCCTGCCCCAGGCCTTCGCGCAGAGCCGGAAGGACTCCGTGGTGCTGGCCATGACATTGGAGCCGAGTCCCGGGCTCGACCCCACCGGCGGCGCGGCCTCGTCGATCTCGGAGGTGACGCTCTACAACATCTACGAGACGCTGACCAAGATCAATTCGGACGGCAGCGTGACGCCGCTGCTGGCCGAAAGCTGGGAGGTCTCGCCCGACCTGAAGACCTACACCTTCAAGCTGCGCAAGGGCGTCAAGTTCCACAACGACGAGCCCTTCAACGCGCAGGCGGTGAAGTTCTCCTTCGACCGCGCCGCCGGGGAGAAGAGCACCAACAAGGACAAGCGCACCTTCGCCAACATCACCACGCAGGTGGTCGACGAGCACACGGTGGTGATCCTGGCCAAGGAGATCGACCCCGACTTCCCCTTCCTGCTGGGCCAGGGCACGGCCATCATCGTCGAGCCCAAGAGCGCCGACACCAACGGCACCAAGCCGGTGGGCACCGGCCCCTTCCGCCTGGAGAACTGGGTCAAGGGCTCCTCGATCACGCTGGCCAAGTGGGACGGCTACCGCAACGCCGCCGCCATCAAGCTCAAGAAGGCCACCTTCCGCATCATTCCCGACCCGGCCGCGCAAGTGGCGGCCCTGCTGGCCGGCGATGTCGACGTGTTCTCGCGCGTCACGCCGCGTGCGGTTCCGCAGTTCAAGACCAACTCGAAATTCCAGGTGCTGGTGGGCGGCTCGCGCGCCAAGACTATCCTGGCCATCAACAACCAGAAGAAGCCGCTGGACGACGTGCGCGTGCGCCGCGCCATCGCGGCGGCCATCGACCGCAAGGCGGTGATCCAGGGCGCTGCCGACGGCTACGGCGCGCCCATTGGCAGCCACTACACGCCGGGCGCCTTCGGCTACGTGGACACCACCGGCGTCAATCCCTACAACCCGGAGAAGGCCAAGGCGCTGCTGAAGGAAGCGGGCGTGAAGACGCCGCTCGAGCTGACGATCACGCTGCCGCCGCCGCCCTATGCCCGCCAGGGCGGCGAGGTGATCGCCTCGCAGCTGGCCAAGGTCGGCATCACCGCCAAGCTGCAGAACGTCGAGTGGGCGCAATGGCTGTCCAACACCTACGGCGGCGCGCACAACTACGACCTCACCATCATTTCGCACGTCGAGCCCTTCGACCTCGGCAACTTCGCCAAGCCCGACTACTACTGGGGCTACAAGTCGCCCAAGTTCAACGATATCTACGACAAGATCAAGACCGCGCCGCGCGCGGCCGACCGCGCCAAGCTGCTCGGCGATGCCCAGCGCCTGCTGGCCGAGGACAGCGTGCACGGCTTCCTCTACCAGCCGCAGTGGATCACCATCGCCAACAAGAACATCAAGGGCCTGTGGAAGGACATGCCGATCTTCGTCAATGACCTGTCGGCGCTGTCCTGGTCCTCGCCGGCCTGA
- a CDS encoding amidase, giving the protein MSYPRALHEWSAPALIGAYRRRELSPLEVTQSVLGHIERWEHRLQALYLLRPELALEQARASETRWLRGAPLGPLDGVPVTIKDNIATRGDPTPLGTAAVELMPATADAPPAARVRESGGVIIAKTTMPDYGMLSSGLSSFHPLARNPWDLRLTPGGSSAGAGAAAAAGYGPLHIGTDIGGSLRLPAGWCGIFTLKPSLGRVPIDPPYMGRAAGPMTREVVDAAWFMQVLARADARDSMNLPPQQIDWETFDQGADRLKGLRIGLLLEAGCGLPVDPEIRAAVAQAARLFENAGATVLPMKPFMTQAMLDGMDHFWRMRCHVDMKALPSARKAQVLPYIREWGDSAASMNGEAVFRAFSQFHETRVRTVAACAAFDYVISPTSPVTAAPADHASPTNDPMRPLEHIGFTVPFNMSEQPASSINCGYTRAGLPIGLQIAGRRFDDLGVLQVSRAFELIRGEQRPWPQPPSEAVDHVD; this is encoded by the coding sequence ATGAGCTATCCGCGTGCGCTCCATGAGTGGTCGGCGCCCGCGCTGATCGGCGCCTACCGCCGGCGCGAGCTCTCGCCGCTGGAAGTCACGCAGTCGGTGCTCGGCCACATCGAGCGCTGGGAGCACCGGCTGCAGGCGCTGTACCTGCTGCGTCCGGAGCTCGCGCTGGAGCAGGCGCGCGCCAGCGAGACGCGCTGGCTGCGCGGCGCGCCGTTGGGGCCGCTGGACGGGGTGCCCGTGACGATCAAGGACAACATCGCCACCCGCGGCGACCCCACGCCGCTGGGCACCGCCGCGGTCGAGCTGATGCCGGCCACCGCCGACGCCCCGCCGGCGGCCCGTGTGCGCGAAAGCGGCGGCGTGATCATCGCCAAGACCACCATGCCCGACTACGGCATGCTGTCCTCGGGACTGTCGAGCTTCCACCCGCTGGCGCGCAATCCCTGGGACCTGCGCCTCACGCCGGGCGGCTCCAGCGCGGGCGCCGGCGCGGCGGCCGCGGCCGGCTACGGGCCGCTGCACATCGGTACCGACATCGGCGGCTCGCTGCGCTTGCCGGCGGGCTGGTGCGGCATCTTCACCCTCAAGCCCAGCCTCGGGCGCGTCCCGATCGATCCGCCCTACATGGGCCGCGCCGCCGGGCCGATGACGCGCGAGGTGGTCGATGCCGCCTGGTTCATGCAGGTGCTGGCGCGCGCCGACGCCCGCGACAGCATGAACCTGCCGCCGCAGCAGATCGACTGGGAGACCTTCGACCAGGGCGCCGACCGGCTCAAGGGCCTGCGGATCGGCTTGCTGCTGGAGGCCGGTTGCGGTCTGCCGGTCGACCCGGAGATCCGCGCCGCGGTCGCGCAGGCGGCCCGCCTGTTCGAAAACGCGGGCGCCACGGTGCTGCCGATGAAGCCCTTCATGACGCAAGCCATGCTCGACGGCATGGACCATTTCTGGCGCATGCGCTGCCACGTCGACATGAAGGCGCTGCCGTCCGCGCGCAAGGCGCAGGTGCTGCCCTACATCCGCGAATGGGGCGACAGCGCGGCCTCGATGAACGGCGAGGCGGTGTTCAGGGCCTTCAGCCAGTTCCATGAAACGCGGGTGCGCACGGTGGCGGCCTGCGCGGCCTTCGACTACGTGATCTCGCCCACGTCGCCGGTAACTGCCGCCCCGGCGGACCACGCCTCGCCCACCAACGATCCCATGCGGCCGCTGGAGCACATCGGCTTCACGGTGCCCTTCAACATGTCCGAGCAGCCCGCGTCCTCGATCAACTGCGGCTACACCCGCGCCGGACTGCCGATCGGCTTGCAGATCGCGGGCCGCCGCTTCGACGACCTGGGCGTGCTGCAGGTCTCGCGCGCCTTCGAACTGATCCGCGGCGAGCAGCGTCCCTGGCCACAGCCGCCTTCGGAGGC